One genomic segment of Odocoileus virginianus isolate 20LAN1187 ecotype Illinois chromosome 17, Ovbor_1.2, whole genome shotgun sequence includes these proteins:
- the PSME3 gene encoding proteasome activator complex subunit 3 isoform X2, whose protein sequence is MASLLKVDQEVKLKVDSFRERITSEAEDLVANFFPKKLLELDSFLKEPILNIHDLTQIHSDMNLPVPDPILLTNSHDGLDGPTYKKRRLDECEEAFQGTKVFVMPNGMLKSNQQLVDIIEKVKPEIRLLIEKCNTVKMWVQLLIPRIEDGNNFGVSIQEETVAELRTVESEAASYLDQISRYYITRAKLVSKIAKYPHVEDYRRTVTEIDEKEYISLRLIISELRNQYVTLHDMILKNIEKIKRPRSSNAETLY, encoded by the exons ATGGCCTCGTTGCTGAAGGTGGATCAGGAAGTGAAGCTCAAG GTTGATTCTTTCAGGGAGCGGATCACAAGTGAG GCAGAAGACTTGGTGGcaaattttttcccaaagaagttGTTAGAACTTGATAGTTTTTTGAAG GAACCAATCCTAAACATCCATGACCTAACTCAGATCCACTCAGACATGAATCTCCCAGTCCCTGACCCCATTCTTCTCACCAACAGCCATGATGGACTGGATGGT CCCACTTACAAGAAGAGAAGATTGGATGAATGTGAAGAGGCCTTCCAGG GAACCAAGGTGTTTGTGATGCCCAATGGGATGCTAAAAAGCAACCAGCAGCTGGTGGACATTATTGAGAAAGTGAAGCCTGAGATCCGGCTGCTGATTGAGAAATGCAACACG GTCAAAATGTGGGTACAACTCCTGATTCCTAGGATAGAAGATGGGAACAACTTTGGCGTGTCCATTCAG gAGGAGACAGTTGCAGAACTGAGAACTGTTGAGAGTGAAGCTGCATCTTATCTGGACCAGATTTCTAG atATTATATTACAAGAGCCAAATTGGTTTCTAAAATAGCTAAATATCCCCATGTG GAGGACTATCGTCGCACCGTGACAGAGATCGACGAGAAAGAATATATCAGCCTTCGGCTCATCATATCAGAGCTAAGGAATCAATAT GTCACTCTACATGACATGATCCTGAAAAATATTGAGAAGATCAAACGACCCCGGAGCAGCAATGCAGAGACACTGTACTGA
- the PSME3 gene encoding proteasome activator complex subunit 3 isoform X1 produces MEKWILKKIKYLQSGGLSASHYNYKVDSFRERITSEAEDLVANFFPKKLLELDSFLKEPILNIHDLTQIHSDMNLPVPDPILLTNSHDGLDGPTYKKRRLDECEEAFQGTKVFVMPNGMLKSNQQLVDIIEKVKPEIRLLIEKCNTVKMWVQLLIPRIEDGNNFGVSIQEETVAELRTVESEAASYLDQISRYYITRAKLVSKIAKYPHVEDYRRTVTEIDEKEYISLRLIISELRNQYVTLHDMILKNIEKIKRPRSSNAETLY; encoded by the exons ATGGAGAAATGgatcctcaaaaaaataaagtatttgcaGTCTGGGGGCCTCTCAGCTTCTCATTACAATTATAAG GTTGATTCTTTCAGGGAGCGGATCACAAGTGAG GCAGAAGACTTGGTGGcaaattttttcccaaagaagttGTTAGAACTTGATAGTTTTTTGAAG GAACCAATCCTAAACATCCATGACCTAACTCAGATCCACTCAGACATGAATCTCCCAGTCCCTGACCCCATTCTTCTCACCAACAGCCATGATGGACTGGATGGT CCCACTTACAAGAAGAGAAGATTGGATGAATGTGAAGAGGCCTTCCAGG GAACCAAGGTGTTTGTGATGCCCAATGGGATGCTAAAAAGCAACCAGCAGCTGGTGGACATTATTGAGAAAGTGAAGCCTGAGATCCGGCTGCTGATTGAGAAATGCAACACG GTCAAAATGTGGGTACAACTCCTGATTCCTAGGATAGAAGATGGGAACAACTTTGGCGTGTCCATTCAG gAGGAGACAGTTGCAGAACTGAGAACTGTTGAGAGTGAAGCTGCATCTTATCTGGACCAGATTTCTAG atATTATATTACAAGAGCCAAATTGGTTTCTAAAATAGCTAAATATCCCCATGTG GAGGACTATCGTCGCACCGTGACAGAGATCGACGAGAAAGAATATATCAGCCTTCGGCTCATCATATCAGAGCTAAGGAATCAATAT GTCACTCTACATGACATGATCCTGAAAAATATTGAGAAGATCAAACGACCCCGGAGCAGCAATGCAGAGACACTGTACTGA
- the LOC110133834 gene encoding amine oxidase [copper-containing] 3 isoform X2, with product MNQKTTLVLLALAVITIFALVCVLLVGRGGDGGEASQPHYCPSGTPSAQPWTQPDQNQLFADLSREELMAVMSFLTQKLGPDLVDAAQSQPSDNCVFSVELQLPPKAAAPAHLDRGSPPPAREALAIIFFGGQPQPNVTELVVGPLPQPSYVRDVTVERHGGPLPYYRRPVLLREYLDIDQMIFDRELPQAAGVLHHCCSYKQGGRNLVTMTTAPRGLQSGDRATWFGLYYNISGAGYYPHPVGLELLVNHKALDPAQWTIQKVFFQGRYYESLAQLEEQFEAGQVNVVVIPDNGTGGSWSLKSQVPPGPTPPLQFYPQGARFSVQGSRVTSSLWTFSFGLGAFSGPRIFDVRFQGERLAYEISLQEAVAIYGGNTPAAMLTRYMDGCFGMGKFATPLTRGVDCPYLATYVDWHFLLESQAPRTLHDAFCVFEQNEGLPLRRHHSDFLSHYFGGVVETVLIFRSVSTLLNYDYVWDMVFHPNGAIEVKFHATGYISSAFFFGAAQKYGNQVRENTLGTVHTHSAHYKVDLDVGGLENWVWAEDMAFVPMTVPWSPEHQTQRLQVTRKQLETEEQAAFPLGRPSPRYLYLASKQKNKWGHPRSYRIQTVSFAGGPLPQNSSMERAISWGRYQLAVTQRKETEPSSTSIFNQNDPWTPTVDFADFINNETIAGKVLLLKKAPHPPKSPNGNLVSFCHQRVCILSHTPAQSDTKSCQHHRPHCSDSSFLLCPEVTGLI from the exons ATGAACCAGAAGACCACCCTGGTGCTCCTCGCTCTGGCTGTCATCACCATATTTGCCTTGGTGTGTGTCTTACTAGTTGgcaggggaggagatgggggtgaaGCCAGCCAACCTCACTACTGCCCCTCCGGAACCCCCAGTGCCCAGCCCTGGACACAGCCTGACCAGAACCAGCTGTTTGCAGACCTGAGCCGAGAAGAGCTGATGGCTGTGatgagcttcctgacccagaaactgGGGCCAGACCTGGTGGATGCAGCCCAGTCCCAACCCTCAGACAACTGTGTCTTCTCAGTAGAGCTGCAGCTGCCCCCCAAGGCTGCAGCCCCGGCCCACCTGGACAGAGGGAGCCCCCCACCTGCCCGGGAGGCACTGGCCATCATCTTCTTTGGTGGACAGCCCCAGCCCAACGTGACTGAGCTGGTGGTGGGGCCGCTGCCCCAGCCCTCGTACGTGCGGGATGTGACCGTGGAGCGTCATGGGGGTCCCCTCCCGTATTACCGACGCCCCGTGCTTCTCCGAGAGTACCTGGACATAGACCAGATGATCTTCGACAGAGAGCTGCCCCAGGCTGCTGGTGTCCTTCACCACTGCTGCTCCTACAAACAAGGAGGAAGGAACCTGGTGACCATGACCACAGCCCCCCGCGGTTTGCAATCAGGTGACCGGGCTACCTGGTTTGGCCTCTACTATAACATCTCAGGGGCTGGGTACTATCCACACCCCGTGGGGCTGGAGCTGCTGGTAAACCACAAGGCTCTGGACCCTGCCCAGTGGACCATCCAGAAGGTGTTCTTTCAAGGTCGCTACTATGAGAGTCTGGCCCAGCTGGAGGAGCAGTTTGAGGCTGGCCAGGTGAATGTGGTGGTGATCCCAGACAATGGCACAGGTGGGTCCTGGTCCCTGAAGTCCCAGGTGCCCCCAGGTCCAACTCCACCTCTGCAGTTCTATCCTCAGGGCGCTCGCTTCAGTGTCCAGGGCAGTCGAGTGACCTCCTCATTGTGGACTTTCTCCTTTGGCCTTGGAGCTTTCAGTGGTCCTAGGATCTTTGATGTTCGATTCCAAGGAGAACGACTGGCTTATGAGATCAGCCTGCAAGAGGCCGTGGCTATTTATGGTGGGAATACTCCAGCAGCGATGCTCACTCGCTATATGGACGGCTGCTTTGGTATGGGCAAGTTCGCCACGCCCCTGACCCGAGGGGTGGACTGCCCCTATCTGGCCACCTATGTGGACTGGCACTTCCTTCTGGAGTCCCAAGCCCCCAGGACACTACACGATGCCTTTTGTGTGTTTGAGCAGAACGAGGGCCTGCCCCTGAGGCGACACCACTCAGATTTTCTTTCCCACTATTTTGGGGGCGTTGTGGAGACAGTGCTGATCTTCAGGTCTGTGTCAACCTTGCTCAACTATGACTATGTGTGGGATATGGTCTTCCACCCCAATGGGGCCATAGAAGTCAAATTCCATGCCACAGGCTATATCAGCTCAGCCTTCTTCTTTGGTGCTGCCCAAAAATATGGAAACCAGGTTCGGGAGAACACACTGGGCACCGTCCACACCCACAGTGCCCACTACAAGGTGGATCTGGATGTGGGAG GACTGGAGAACTGGGTCTGGGCTGAGGACATGGCTTTTGTCCCGATGACGGTACCCTGGAGCCCCGAGCATCAGACTCAAAGGCTGCAGGTGACCCGGAAGCAGCTGGAGACGGAGGAGCAGGCCGCTTTCCCCCTGGGACGGCCCTCCCCTCGCTATCTGTACCTGGCCAGCAAGCAGAAAAACAAGTGGGGGCATCCTCGCAGCTATCGCATCCAGACAGTCAGCTTTGCTGGGGGGCCGCTGCCCCAGAACAGCTCCATGGAGAGAGCCATCAGCTGGGGAAG GTACCAGCTGGCCGTGAcccagaggaaggagacagagccCAGCAGCACCAGCATCTTCAATCAGAATGACCCCTGGACTCCCACCGTGGACTTTGCTGACTTCATCAACAATGAGACCATTGCTGGAAAG GTCCTTCTTCTGAAGAAAGCCCCTCACCCTCCCAAGTCACCCAATGGAAACTTGGTGTCCTTCTGTCACCAAAGAGTCTGTATCCTTTCTCACACACCAGCTCAATCAGACACCAAGTCCTGTCAACACCACCGGCCACATTGCTCAgattcctcttttcttctctgtcctgAGGTCACCGGCCTCATCTGa
- the LOC110133834 gene encoding amine oxidase [copper-containing] 3 isoform X3, with protein sequence MNQKTTLVLLALAVITIFALVCVLLVGRGGDGGEASQPHYCPSGTPSAQPWTQPDQNQLFADLSREELMAVMSFLTQKLGPDLVDAAQSQPSDNCVFSVELQLPPKAAAPAHLDRGSPPPAREALAIIFFGGQPQPNVTELVVGPLPQPSYVRDVTVERHGGPLPYYRRPVLLREYLDIDQMIFDRELPQAAGVLHHCCSYKQGGRNLVTMTTAPRGLQSGDRATWFGLYYNISGAGYYPHPVGLELLVNHKALDPAQWTIQKVFFQGRYYESLAQLEEQFEAGQVNVVVIPDNGTGGSWSLKSQVPPGPTPPLQFYPQGARFSVQGSRVTSSLWTFSFGLGAFSGPRIFDVRFQGERLAYEISLQEAVAIYGGNTPAAMLTRYMDGCFGMGKFATPLTRGVDCPYLATYVDWHFLLESQAPRTLHDAFCVFEQNEGLPLRRHHSDFLSHYFGGVVETVLIFRSVSTLLNYDYVWDMVFHPNGAIEVKFHATGYISSAFFFGAAQKYGNQVRENTLGTVHTHSAHYKVDLDVGGLENWVWAEDMAFVPMTVPWSPEHQTQRLQVTRKQLETEEQAAFPLGRPSPRYLYLASKQKNKWGHPRSYRIQTVSFAGGPLPQNSSMERAISWGRYQLAVTQRKETEPSSTSIFNQNDPWTPTVDFADFINNETIAGKVLAVA encoded by the exons ATGAACCAGAAGACCACCCTGGTGCTCCTCGCTCTGGCTGTCATCACCATATTTGCCTTGGTGTGTGTCTTACTAGTTGgcaggggaggagatgggggtgaaGCCAGCCAACCTCACTACTGCCCCTCCGGAACCCCCAGTGCCCAGCCCTGGACACAGCCTGACCAGAACCAGCTGTTTGCAGACCTGAGCCGAGAAGAGCTGATGGCTGTGatgagcttcctgacccagaaactgGGGCCAGACCTGGTGGATGCAGCCCAGTCCCAACCCTCAGACAACTGTGTCTTCTCAGTAGAGCTGCAGCTGCCCCCCAAGGCTGCAGCCCCGGCCCACCTGGACAGAGGGAGCCCCCCACCTGCCCGGGAGGCACTGGCCATCATCTTCTTTGGTGGACAGCCCCAGCCCAACGTGACTGAGCTGGTGGTGGGGCCGCTGCCCCAGCCCTCGTACGTGCGGGATGTGACCGTGGAGCGTCATGGGGGTCCCCTCCCGTATTACCGACGCCCCGTGCTTCTCCGAGAGTACCTGGACATAGACCAGATGATCTTCGACAGAGAGCTGCCCCAGGCTGCTGGTGTCCTTCACCACTGCTGCTCCTACAAACAAGGAGGAAGGAACCTGGTGACCATGACCACAGCCCCCCGCGGTTTGCAATCAGGTGACCGGGCTACCTGGTTTGGCCTCTACTATAACATCTCAGGGGCTGGGTACTATCCACACCCCGTGGGGCTGGAGCTGCTGGTAAACCACAAGGCTCTGGACCCTGCCCAGTGGACCATCCAGAAGGTGTTCTTTCAAGGTCGCTACTATGAGAGTCTGGCCCAGCTGGAGGAGCAGTTTGAGGCTGGCCAGGTGAATGTGGTGGTGATCCCAGACAATGGCACAGGTGGGTCCTGGTCCCTGAAGTCCCAGGTGCCCCCAGGTCCAACTCCACCTCTGCAGTTCTATCCTCAGGGCGCTCGCTTCAGTGTCCAGGGCAGTCGAGTGACCTCCTCATTGTGGACTTTCTCCTTTGGCCTTGGAGCTTTCAGTGGTCCTAGGATCTTTGATGTTCGATTCCAAGGAGAACGACTGGCTTATGAGATCAGCCTGCAAGAGGCCGTGGCTATTTATGGTGGGAATACTCCAGCAGCGATGCTCACTCGCTATATGGACGGCTGCTTTGGTATGGGCAAGTTCGCCACGCCCCTGACCCGAGGGGTGGACTGCCCCTATCTGGCCACCTATGTGGACTGGCACTTCCTTCTGGAGTCCCAAGCCCCCAGGACACTACACGATGCCTTTTGTGTGTTTGAGCAGAACGAGGGCCTGCCCCTGAGGCGACACCACTCAGATTTTCTTTCCCACTATTTTGGGGGCGTTGTGGAGACAGTGCTGATCTTCAGGTCTGTGTCAACCTTGCTCAACTATGACTATGTGTGGGATATGGTCTTCCACCCCAATGGGGCCATAGAAGTCAAATTCCATGCCACAGGCTATATCAGCTCAGCCTTCTTCTTTGGTGCTGCCCAAAAATATGGAAACCAGGTTCGGGAGAACACACTGGGCACCGTCCACACCCACAGTGCCCACTACAAGGTGGATCTGGATGTGGGAG GACTGGAGAACTGGGTCTGGGCTGAGGACATGGCTTTTGTCCCGATGACGGTACCCTGGAGCCCCGAGCATCAGACTCAAAGGCTGCAGGTGACCCGGAAGCAGCTGGAGACGGAGGAGCAGGCCGCTTTCCCCCTGGGACGGCCCTCCCCTCGCTATCTGTACCTGGCCAGCAAGCAGAAAAACAAGTGGGGGCATCCTCGCAGCTATCGCATCCAGACAGTCAGCTTTGCTGGGGGGCCGCTGCCCCAGAACAGCTCCATGGAGAGAGCCATCAGCTGGGGAAG GTACCAGCTGGCCGTGAcccagaggaaggagacagagccCAGCAGCACCAGCATCTTCAATCAGAATGACCCCTGGACTCCCACCGTGGACTTTGCTGACTTCATCAACAATGAGACCATTGCTGGAAAG gtcttagctgtggcataa
- the AOC2 gene encoding amine oxidase [copper-containing] 2, whose amino-acid sequence MNLKVVLVFLALSLITIFALAYVLLTSRGGSSLPPRCPTVSPRAQPWTHPGQSQLFADLSREELMAVMSFLTQKLGPDLVDAAQARPSDNCIFSVELQLPPKAAALAHLDRGSPPPAREALAIIFFGGQPQPNVTELVVGPLPQPSYMRDVTVERHGGPLPYHRRPMLATESAQMWTHLKEVEFPKAPVFLASVFNYNGSTLAALHATPRGLRSGDRATWIALYHNISGVGIFLHPVGLELLLDHRALDPAHWAVQQVFYLGHYYADLGQLEWEFKAGRLDVVRVPLPLPDGASSLRSRVSPGPLPPLEFSPQGSRYSVQGHLVESFLWTFTFGHGAFSGMRIFDVRFKGERVAYEVSVQECVSIYGADSPKTMMTRYLDSSYGLGRHSRGLVRGVDCPYQSTMVDTHVLVGQGAVQLLPGAVCVFEEAQGLPLRRHHNQLQSHFYGGLAGSALVVRSVSSVGNYDYIWDFVLHPNGALEGRVHATGYINTAFLSGGEESLLFGNRVGERVLGAVHTHAFHFKLDLDVAGLKNWVVAEDVVFKPVAAPWSPEHQLQRPQLTRQVLGREDLTAFFLGSPLPRYIYLASNQTNAWGHQRGYRIQIHSPLGIHMPPDSTMERALSWGRYQLVVTRRKEEESQSSSIYYQNDIWTATAAFADFINNETLLGEDLVAWVTASFLHIPHAEDVPNTVTLGNRVGFLLRPYNFFDEDPSIFSPGSVYFEKGQDAGLCSVNHVACIPHLAACVPDLPPFSYQDL is encoded by the exons ATGAATCTCAAGGTAGTCCTCGTGTTCCTGGCACTGTCTCTCATCACCATCTTTGCCCTGGCCTATGTCTTGCTGACCAGCCGTGGTGGCTCCAGCCTGCCTCCCCGCTGCCCCACTGTATCCCCCCGTGCCCAGCCCTGGACACACCCCGGCCAGAGCCAGCTGTTTGCAGACCTGAGCCGAGAAGAGCTGATGGCTGTGatgagcttcctgacccagaagcTGGGGCCAGACCTGGTGGATGCAGCCCAGGCCCGACCCTCAGACAACTGCATCTTCTCGGTCGAGCTGCAGCTGCCCCCCAAGGCGGCAGCCCTGGCCCACCTGGACAGGGGGAGCCCCCCACCTGCCCGGGAGGCACTGGCCATCATCTTCTTTGGCGGACAACCCCAGCCCAATGTGACTGAGCTGGTAGTGGGGCCACTGCCCCAGCCCTCCTACATGCGGGATGTGACCGTGGAGCGTCATGGGGGTCCCCTGCCCTATCACCGACGCCCCATGCTGGCAACTGAGTCTGCCCAGATGTGGACGCATCTGAAAGAGGTGGAGTTCCCCAAGGCCCCAGTCTTCCTGGCTTCTGTCTTCAACTACAATGGCTCCACTTTGGCGGCTCTGCATGCCACCCCTCGTGGCTTGCGCTCAGGGGACCGTGCTACCTGGATAGCCCTCTACCATAACATCTCAGGTGTCGGGATTTTTCTTCACCCCGTGGGGCTCGAGCTACTGCTGGACCATAGGGCCCTGGACCCTGCCCATTGGGCTGTCCAGCAGGTTTTCTACCTCGGGCATTACTATGCAGACTTGGGTCAGTTGGAATGGGAGTTTAAGGCTGGCCGGCTGGATGTGGTTAGAGTTCCTCTACCCCTGCCAGATGGGGCCTCATCCCTCCGCTCCCGGGTCTCCCCAGGCCCTCTCCCCCCTCTTGAGTTCTCACCTCAGGGCTCCCGGTACAGCGTCCAAGGGCACCTGGTGGAGTCTTTCCTCTGGACATTTACCTTTGGCCATGGGGCATTCAGTGGCATGAGAATTTTTGATGTTCGGTTCAAGGGTGAGCGAGTGGCCTATGAAGTCAGTGTCCAGGAGTGTGTGTCTATCTATGGCGCCGATTCACCCAAGACCATGATGACCCGATACCTTGATAGCAGCTATGGACTTGGCCGGCACAGCCGAGGCTTGGTGCGGGGAGTAGACTGCCCCTATCAGTCTACCATGGTGGACACCCACGTGTTGGTGGGTCAAGGGGCAGTCCAGCTGCTCCCGGGagctgtgtgtgtatttgaggAGGCCCAGGGACTACCCCTCCGAAGGCACCACAATCAGCTTCAGAGTCATTTCTATGGTGGTTTGGCTGGCTCTGCCCTCGTAGTCAGGTCTGTGTCCTCTGTAGGCAACTATGACTACATTTGGGACTTTGTATTGCACCCAAATGGGGCACTCGAAGGGCGGGTCCATGCCACGGGCTATATCAACACAGCTTTCCTGAGCGGGGGAGAGGAGAGCCTCCTCTTTGGGAACCGCGTGGGGGAGCGAGTGCTGGGGGCGGTGCACACACATGCCTTCCACTTCAAGCTGGACCTGGATGTGGCAG GGCTGAAAAACTGGGTGGTAGCTGAAGACGTGGTGTTTAAACCTGTGGCAGCCCCTTGGAGTCCGGAGCACCAACTGCAGCGCCCACAGCTGACTCGGCAGGTCCTGGGAAGGGAGGACCTGACGGCTTTTTTCTTGGGGAGCCCCCTTCCCCGCTACATTTACTTGGCTAGCAACCAGACTAATGCCTGGGGTCATCAGCGCGGGTACCGAATCCAGATCCACAGCCCTCTTGGCATACACATGCCGCCGGACAGCACCATGGAGAGGGCCCTCAgctgggggag ATACCAGCTTGTGGTGACccggaggaaggaggaggagtccCAGAGCAGCAGCATCTATTACCAGAATGACATCTGGACAGCCACTGCGGCCTTTGCTGACTTCATCAACAATGAGACCCTCTTAGGAGAG GACCTGGTGGCTTGGGTTACAGCCAGCTTCCTGCACATCCCCCACGCTGAGGATGTCCCCAACACAGTGACTCTGGGGAACAGAGTTGGCTTCTTGCTCCGACCCTATAACTTCTTTGATGAGGACCCCTCCATCTTCTCCCCTGGCAGTGTCTACTTTGAGAAAGGCCAGGATGCTGGGCTCTGCAGTGTGAATCATGTGGCTTGCATTCCCCACCTGGCAGCCTGTGTCCCGGACCTGCCGCCTTTCTCTTACCAAGACTTGTAG